The Triticum aestivum cultivar Chinese Spring chromosome 3A, IWGSC CS RefSeq v2.1, whole genome shotgun sequence genome includes a region encoding these proteins:
- the LOC123058884 gene encoding uncharacterized protein, whose product MRMAVDLGVRVPPAVTREIRRFGIIVNLLSIFIDIAPLLLVVLSNNWKRVSKFFSLESFTVSATLNFLLLCHVLFVIENKEQHRDVLFVSVVGFVTATVFAVLLLVHRVVMEKSYSYLGRLLMVLVLLLFHAGSLVVLCGIFADYQTTGYLINGLGSFVVLISNGITLYPVLSRKGFPDDDTKHYTLIMSIMNSADAFFFVIYAVCLGSFGFLSAICLVNATCGGILFLALTVPALLKGLLKGLLKVEEWCEACAASCGGFFRFMGFIFSYIFSLHED is encoded by the exons ATGAGGATGGCTGTAGACCTGGGTGTGCGGGTTCCTCCTGCAGTGACTCGCGAGATACGTCGTTTCGGAATCATTGTTAACTTGCTGTCCATCTTCATTGACATTGCTCCACT TCTGCTTGTGGTTCTTTCAAATAATTGGAAGCGAGTGAGCAAGTTTTTCAGTCTGGAATCTTTCACTGTTAGTGCTACTCTGAATTTTCTGCTGCTCTGTCATGTTCTCTTTGTGATTGAAAATAAGGAGCAACACCGTGACGTCTTGTTCGTTAGTGTGGTGGGTTTTGTTACGGCTACCGTGTTTGCAGTTCTTCTCCTTGTCCACCGTGTGGTAATGGAAAAAAGCTACTCGTACCTTGGGCGCCTGTTG ATGGTCCTTGTCCTGCTTCTCTTTCACGCGGGTTCCCTAGTGGTGTTGTGCGGTATCTTCGCAGACTATCAGACCACTGGATACCTCATCAATGGGCTTGGATCTTTTGTGGTTCTTATCTCGAATGGAATTACTCTTTACCCAGTC CTGAGTCGCAAGGGGTTCCCCGATGACGATACTAAGCATTATACATTGATTATGTCCATCATGAACAGTGCAGATGCCTTCTTTTTTGTGATCTACGCTGTTTGTCTCGGATCGTTTGGCTTTCTCTCG GCGATCTGTCTTGTGAATGCTACGTGTGGAGGGATACTATTTCTTGCATTGACTGTCCCTGCACTTCTTAAGGGACTGCTGAAGGGGTTGCTTAAGGTGGAGGAATGGTGTGAGGCATGCGCCGCAAGCTGCGGTGGCTTCTTTCGCTTCATGGGCTTCATTTTCAGCTACATTTTCAGCCTTCACGAGGACTGA